Below is a window of Candidozyma auris chromosome 3, complete sequence DNA.
AAACATTGTCGCCGAATCTCGAAATAACAACACAAAGGTTTCGTCAACTTTGGAGTCTGCACTATACGCTTTGACAGAAAACACAACTATCCCGTCTGCTATTCAACAGTCCAGCAGTTCAGTAGATACAAGGTACCTGCCAGAACTCGACGTATACATCACAGGGCCCCTACCAAATGACACTTCCACAAATGCCACGTACTTCATGGGTATAACACTACCAGTGTACTCAAATTCATCGATCATCCTACAGACAGCAGCGGTAGCAGGCTACCTCACCGTTATTGCAGATGCTGATATCATTAAACTATCACTTGAATATTTCGGACTGTCTGGAGACAACAAATACTCAGTCTCTCTCGTGAAAGCATACTACGAGAATGCAACTGTGGCAGGCGATGGACGTTATGCTACTGGATTTGAACTATTGTTCCCAGTAGAAGGTGATGATATGATTCCAAACCAGTACTACGTCATAGACTCATCACCAGTAGTTAAACATGCCCTTGTGGCTCAGGAAGGCGTGGTCCGAAATGCTGATTCCTTAGATAAGGGCAAAGTAGCTGCCGGCTTTGCTACTATGGATATCGATTTACAGAACTATTGGACAGTGATGATTGAGCAGAAGAGATCAACATTCCAGAGTCCTGTGGTGAAGCTTCGAAATATTATGATTGGAGTGGTCATTGGTATCGGGGTCTTCATGTGCCTCATCACATTCCCTCTAGCAGTGTGGTTTGTCGCTCCCATAACCCGGCTCAAAAATGCGACTGAGGCAATCACCAGGTCTcggaaagaaaaagataagGGTGGAAGCTTTTACGGTTCAGGAGAACGTCACGATGACCCCAATGGCGATGGAGGAGGCGATAAAGAagttctttcttcctcatcaaatgATGGCAATGGTGACGAACAAGATAAAAATATCGTGACAACAAACTCTAAGCGTAACTCTGTGAAATCGTTTGGCACCGGTTCTACAGCCTTTTCGACAGGCATTCGTCTCCCAGATCGTATTCCGCCCTCAAAAAAGCTATTTAAGGATGAGCTAACAGAACTTTCAGATGCCTTTAACATTATGACGGCAGAACTAGAGAAGCAGTACACTCACCTTGAAGATCGAGTCAAGCTGAGAACCAAGGAGCTTGAGGCATCTAAAATCGAAGCTGAAGCAGCAAATGAGTCAAAAACTATATTTATTGCCAACATTTCCCACGAGTTGAGAACTCCACTCAATGGCATCTTGGGAATGACTTCTATAGCTATGGACGATGATGATCCACTGCTGATTCATGACTCGCTTAAATTGATCCACAGATCGGGTGAGCTTTTATTGCATATTCTCACAGAACTTTTGACGTACTCCAAGAATACATTGAATCGGTCAAAACTAGAGAAGTCTAATTTCCAGGTATTGGAAATCCTTTATCAAATCAAGTCCATCTTTGGAAAATTGGCACTTGATCAAAGAGTGAATCTCAACATTAGTTTACGTCCAAACTTCTTGCGAAAGTTGATTCTTTATGGTGACTCAAACAGAATTATTCAAGTCGTGATGAACCTCGTTTCAAATAGTCTTAAGTTTACGCCCGTTGATGGCTCTGTGGATGTCTCGTTCAAGCTACTCGGTGAGTATGATCATGACCGCTCCAGGGCGGCTGATTACGAGAAAGTTTACGTCAAGAGGGATCACTACTTGTTCACTCCGAATACAATGCCCCTGGTGAGGAAGACACACAGTGCAGCTGGCGATCGACGGGCACTGGAATCTGCTAAAAGTAatacatcaagaagaggaggGGACtatatcaacaaaaatgggACAACAAGTGCTGACATAGATACGTCAGGGcaaagtcaagaagctATTAATGATGACAATCAAAGCATTGTCACACTATCAACTACAGAATATGAGAATGCTATTTTTCATTCACAATTTAATAATAATAAGTCGTTACCTGATTTACCTCGTTCGAGGCAGCTGTTGTCCCCTGCAACTTCGATGAACAGCTCAGATAGCCATCGAGATGTCGAAGGTAATAACGTCCTTGTCGAGAAAAACTCGCTGTCACCTCAAAAAGGTTTGGAAAATGTCCATCTTGCTGAGAAATTGGCTTCAACAGAAATGCCCAATACAGGCTCATCTCAATCTACTAACTCTCATTTAGCAGCTCCCATGGCTGAGAAGGGACAAGAAGcaagtttgaagaagacgaatAGCTGCGGTACTCTGAATCTCATGTCGACAAACGCATTTATATCGAATAGCGAGCTAGTCAAAAATGACAAAGTTTACAAAATGAGAAAGCTCTACATTCCTCGTTCTTGGGTTCTACAAATTGAAGTTAAGGATACAGGGTCAGGTATCGAGCCGGCATTGCAAGAAAAAGTCTTCGAGCCATTTATTCAGGGTGATCAGACGCTTTCTCGAAGTTATGGAGGTACAGGACTCGGGTTATCTATCTGCCGTCAGTTagcaaagatgatgaagggAACGTTGACGTTGAAGTCTACGCTCGGTCAAGGATCGACGTTCACGTTCACCGTTCCGTTGCCTCAAAATGGCGAAATCCTTGTTCCAGAAGATGAGATGGAGGAGTTCTGCAACGATGTTTTTAATCCAGAGGCTAAGATCAATAGGAAAGTGGCATTTGGCGTAGCAGAAGAGCCTCATTCGAGAACGCACTCGAAAGAAGAGTCTGAGGTGTCGGAGCCCGACATCAGGAATGGTGGGGCACCTTCTGACGCATCTTCTAACAACAAGGCCTCTCCGAAGAAAGGCTTTCAACTCAAGCTACCTCAAAGGCACAACAGCCACCTTTCTTCGACAGGTACAGCAGAGCGTAACAAGAGTGGCATTAGCTTCCTCAACGATTTGACTCacctcaagatcttggTAGCAGAAGACAATTCGGTAAATCAAGAAGTCATTAGGAGAATGCTCCGTCTCGAAGGATTCCATAATGTAACTATGGCAAGCAATGGCCTCGAAGCAGTCGACTGTATTAAAAGCTCATATGAGACTGGTGAGCATTTCAACATCATATTCATGGATGTGCAGATGCCAAAGATGGATGGTTTGACGGCCACTAAGCTCATACGAAACAACCTCAAGTTTCGCAAGCCTATTATCGCTTTGACTGCCTTTGCTGATGAAAGCAATGTCAAGGAGTGTTTGAACTCTGGTATGTCAGGATTCCTCTCTAAACCCATCAAAAGAACCAACTTACGTCAAATAATCACCGAGTTCAGCACCGAGGTGTTGAGCGAGATCGTCACCACCCCAGTGACATACACAGACGATGATGAACGAAGATTAGCATAAACTCCCTTTGCCACATCATCTTTCATAATTTCTCCTAGAATTTTTGCATTATTATAACTATACATCGGTGGCCTGAATAATATACATTTGTAAGGTTTTCGCAACCAATTCTTTACGTCATATGTAAACACCCGAGCAAGCCACCTCTATGCAACAGAAGCTGGCTTGAGCCATGCGGCACGTCCTGCAATTTCTGTGTATGCAGTGCGCTACCACtaaagcagaagaaatccTCTCGTTAATTATAGAACatatttcttcaccatttCGATACTGTCCTTCGTTTGATAGTTAAATAATATACACTTAATTCGGCATGtcgttggagaagaagaagagagacgAAGACGTCTCGGAGAAGTCTCTTTACAAAGACATCAACTCAAGGCAGATGATGAGAGCCACGGCCACGGTGCTAGCCCTTGTGGCAATCATCATTTGGGGTGCTGGATTCCTCATAAACGCTATGGACAACTTTTCAAGCCATCACAGCGCATTTTTGCCCACCAGAAGCAATGGAAGTGTCTATAAGTCTCCTCCCCTACTAACGAATGAGCATTCCCATGAAAGTGGAAACGGCAAGCCTTCATTGACACTAGAGGATATCCGTGAGGGTAAATTCCGTGCCCAGTACAGACATTTGCAGTGGATTTCCGCTCCAGGGTCTTCCCTTCATGATCAAGGAACGTACCTTTTGGAAGATAAAACTGGTGACAATGTCACGTATGTCGTCAAAAGCATTTTAGATAGCGACTACCACTATGTGCTTCACAACGGAAGCAGCTTCGCTTTTGGCGGAAAAGTGTACGAAATAGACTCTTTGACAGCATCTCCGGACCTTACAAAGGCCATTTTAAAGACAAAcaccaaaaagaattggagACACTCGTCATTTGCTCTTTACTGGGTCCTCGACGTGACTTCTCAAAGCATTGAGCCGTTGTTTAATACTGAAGCTTTGGTATCGGTGTCAAAATGGGCACCAACGTCGGATAAAATTGCTTTTGTCTATGAAAACAACGTGTACATCAAGTATCTTGAAACAGACTTTATCAAACAAGTCACATTTGATGGTGACAATAACACCTTTTACGGGATTCCCGACTGGGtttatgaagaagaggtttTCGCTTCAGATATTGTTTTGTGGTGGTCCCCTCAAGGTGATAAGGTAGGGTTTTTGAAATTTAACGATACACACGTTCCCGATTTCACAATCCCATATTATGTGCAAGAGGGATTCGAAGAGTACCCTGAATTGGTTTCCATAAAGTACCCTAAACCAGGATACCCAAATCCTGAGGTTGATTTGGTTCTTTACAATGTTGACGAAACCGATGATAGTGCCCAAATAATGAAGCTTCACACATCCTTTGACGATAAGCTAATCACTGAGGTCCTTTGGGTGTCTGATGAGTATTTATTGGTGAAGACAACGAACAGAGCTAGTGACATAATGGAAATATTTATGGTATCCAGCAAGGAAGGGTCGGAAGGAAAGTTAGTAAGAAAGCATCACGCTAAAAGCTCCTGGTTCGAGGTCACTTCGAACGCCATCTACATTCCTAGTGATAAGTCGGCTGGCAGGCCACATGACGGTTATATCGATCTTGTTGTGCACGATGGCTATAATCATTTGGCTTACTTCTCTCCACCTGATAACGCAGAAGGCAAACTTCTTACATCGGGACAGTGGGAGGTATTGAGTAACGTTTTCGATTTTCTGACGAATAAGATCTATTTCCAATCCACTTACAAGTCGTCTGTGGAAAGACACTATTACTCATTGGACCTTACCGAGGCCATCAAGCTGCCAAGTATCATTgagttcaagaacttgacTGATGTCAGCTCTGATGGGTGGTATGAAGCATCCTTTTCGTCAGGTGCGAAGTTTGCACTTGTTTCAAACCTAGGACCTCATGTTCCATATCAGCATTTGATTGACCTACATTCGCATGAGGTTGTTGAGGAAGTTGAGCGTAAcgatgaagttgagaaaaatttgaataATTATCGACTTCCTTCCACagatttctttgttgttgACTTGGGTAAGGATGTTGATACAGGTGACAGTATTTTGGCAAACGCTATGGAAACCAAGCCCCATGATTTTGATCCTTCTAAAAAGTACCCAGCTCTCTTTTTCGTGTATGGAGGACCTGGATCTCAGACTGTAAAGAAGACATTTGACATTGGCTTCAGTCAGGCTATCTCATCTGAACTTGATGCCATAGTTGTGACTGTTGATGGTAGAGGTACCGGGTACAATAACAATAACCAAGTACTCGGGTCCGATTTTAAATTTATTGTTCGTGACCGTCTTGGCCATTTCGAACCAATTGACCAAATTGCTGCTGCGTCTATTTGGGCTAAGAAATCTTACGTTGACAAGGAGAGGATCGCCATCTGGGGCTGGTCTTACGGAGGCTTTCTTACTCTAAAAACATTGGAAACTGACTACTCAAACAGGGTCTTTTCTTATGGTGTTTCAGTGGCACCAGTCACCAAGTGGAAGCTTTATGACACAATCTACACCGAAAGATATTTGAGGAGCCCTCAAGAGAACCCTGATGGTTATCAAAGTGCCAGTATATTCAACATCACGAATTTCAAAGATGTGAAGAGGTTTTTAATCATGCATGGATCAGGCGACGACAATGTTCATTTCCAGAACAGtctcaatcttcttgacgaCTTCAATTTGGCTGGAGTTGAAAACTTTGACTTCATGGTATTTCCTGACTCCGATCATTCCATCAAATACCACAACGGCAATGTTGTTGTATTTGATAGAATTAAGAGCTGGCTAAAGAGAGCCTTCGCTGGAGAATTCTCATAATTTCTCGAGATATTGGCCAATTGCCCCTTGatgaaatggctgcaaaaaattAAGGCATCAGGCGTGCACATCTGTGCAGATGCCATCGCTGAGTGCGTATAAGGCGGCCATCCAAATTTACGAACGTCCCTTACGTGGTGAAGTTTCGATGTATTATATAATAGCATAGCTCCAGTGCATATTTTAAATGATCCATAGAAGACCTGTATTCGTTGGAAAACCGTTTGCTTCAAATGATAGAATCCATTTTTCTTAGCCGGGTAACCCCTGCTACTCACGTGGACGCGAATATATCTGAAAATTTTCCAGGACTATATAACTACCGCATTTCCAGGTCAGTGCATCACAGCCTTATTGCAATTCAAAAAGCCCAATCATGAAGATTTACACTGACGTTATCTCCAACGACGAGTTGTTGTCCGACGCTTACGACATCAAGGAAGTCGACGGTGTCGTTTACGAGGCCGACTGTGCCATGGTCCAGGTCAAGAACGGTGGTGACATTGACATCGGTGCCAACCCATCTGCCGAGGACGCTGCTGACGATGTTGAGGATGGTGTTGAGACCGTCAACAACATTGTTCACTCCTTCAGATTGCAGCAGACTCAATTTGACAAGAAGTCCTTTTTGACCTACATCAAGGGTTACATGAAGCAGATCAAGGCTTACTTGTCTGAGCACAACCCAGATGAGGTTGAGACTTTCGAGAAGGGCGCCCAGGCCTACGTCAAGAAGGTTATCGGCTCCTTCAAGGACTGGGAGTTCTTCACTGGTGAGTCTATGGACCCAGATGCCATGATCGTGTTGTTGAACTACCGTGAAGACGGTACCACCCCTTTTGTTGCTGTGTGGAAGCACGGTGTTAAGGAGACTAAGATCTAAGCTTGCctgtttcttcaactgTTTAATTAGCACAATATACTTTTTGGTGGATTTGAAAGTTTCTTAACcattctcattttcttgtaaTGCAGATGCTTGAGTTTTCCAACGTGATGGCTCTATCAGTATaattgaaaagctcaacaTTGTACGCTGGCATTGCTTCGCGGATAGCATAGACTCGGCTCTCGTCGATCATGCGACGAGCTGCGAGCCCCAACAACTCCTTGTCTTCATGACgctcttcaatctcttcagCGGGCGTTACCTTATCTCTTGTTCCACAAACTGCCCATGTTGCCATCTGTCTCAATATCATGAAATCCTGCTTGTTCTCTATTCCGtgtctcttcaaaaagtctcTTGACTTTGGTAAAAGCTGCTCGTAGCTACATGCATGTCGACAGCACATGGCTACTAAAAGACCATGCAATTTGGAATTATTGATTATTGACGAATGAAGAATCAGTTTGATTGTAAGGTCGGTAGCCATCCCACATAAATGCTTCGATATGCAAACGATTTGATCAGGTGTTTCGGTCTCCAAAAACTTATCTAGATGAAGATGCTCGATATCCATTTTggatctcttcaattttggcATCGTTGGCAAACCAATCTCCCCGCAGTCTTTTATTATCTTACTGTCCATTTTCATCCTGTTGTTCCCTCTGTCTATGAGACCAAAACCGTACGTGGGTCCTATGGTCTTGCAATCATGAAGAACGCAGGTGTTCACAGCTCTAGAGAGCTCAGCTTTTCCACAACCAAATTCAATGTAAAAGTTGTCACAAGATAGAAGGGAGttttccttcaagtttCCAATTAGCGACAGCTGTTGTAGGATATGCTTTTGATTCTCTTTCGCTTCTAGCCAAGGTATGAGAGCAGGATGAGAATTGGCTCTATATTCCAACGGCTCGACCTTGTCGTTAAATTCCTTTAGGATACTTATCATACGTCCAAAATCCTCCTTTTCAGGCCCCGCTACCTCCACATGGTCCACTTCATCCTCACCATATTTTGTATTGAAATTCTTCACGTACCATGATTCATGAGTCTCCTTGGGCTTTGCATTACACTTCTTGAGATGGAAGGCCAAATCTTTTAGCCATACACTATGCTTTGGGTCTAAAGGACAAGGTACTCTCTCGCCTTTAGCCTCTACttgtttctttgaattCTCATGGACCATGTGCTCGGAACAGTATCGgtttcctttctttctttgcatgGAACACTGCCTATTTTTGTGAGGCAAGAAAAACTCACACCTATTAGGAGAAGgcttcttgtccttcttggtcttcttctgtcGCTTAGTGCTGCTGCATTCTGTAACTGTCTCTGTTCGACTCATGCCTCAAGAGGTAGCCGTTTATGTTTCGCAGCACTACACCACAGAGTAGAAGTAGGACGAGTCAGAGAGGGTTACGACgaaccaaaaaaaaagaagaataaaaaaaaaatgagcttgtaaaaaaaaatatagcttttgaagtcaaGCGACTCGATAGATGAACATGGATTCTACATCATATTGTGGCTTCACTTTTACTGCCTGACTCTGGATCCATATGGGTGCGAAATTTCCATGCGATGCCCATCACATATTCCTTCCATACCCAACAAGTCTACCCGTCGATATGAAGCTGGGCAAGAACGAGCTCTGGAAATTGGATCTTATAGAATGCAAGTTTTTCAAAGCGACTCCCAGACTACAGTCTAcgaaaaagcttttgaatgCTAAAAACAATAATaagctcatgaagaagctaCCCAGGACGAGGGAGGAAGCATTTGCTCAGATTAACGAAATCAAGCGTGAattattgaagaagaaatttcaTGGATCGTTTGTTAAGCTTCATCGTGAAGCATCTAAAAAGATGAAAGCAGACCTGCGAtcttggaagaaagaatcGCACGGCTCGTTAATAGCTTTGTATGAATCGCCCGAAAAGGTGAACCATATGATCGAGGCTAAGCTTGTCAAGTGCCTAATATCTGCTGTCCTAACTACGAAAGACTTAAGAGCGTCTCCTCCAGAGTGGGTTTatgaagagttgaaggacATGGTCGTGAAGAAAAGCAATCCTAGTAACCCATCGAGATTCTTCATCGACCACTGTAAGAATGACAAGGTGGTCAATCTGTATATATCCAAAATGTGGAACATGAAAGACATAAAGAGACTCACACAAGAGATTGAATGGTCGTTTAAGAAGGTCAGAGGTGAGTTGACAgtggatgagaagaaggctaGAGCGGCTGTCACCGGTAAGAAGGTGGGTGCACAAAGTGACATTGAGAGCGATAGTGAAGagagtgaagatgatggtGACTCAGATTCAGACAGTGAATCTGGTCACCTGAGTTTTGGAAGTGAGGATGTCAATATGGAAGACAACAAcgaaggtgaagaaattgatgcTGAGGAAGCCTTTGAAAAGTTTGCCGGTTTTGATGGCATGGTTGCTGACtctgatgacgaagataCTTTCCATCCTGATCCAAACGTTGATTATAATGAGATTACAGATGAGGAGGGCacagaaggtgaagatagtgaaaatgaagatcCTTTCTTAGATGACCCCCTGGACGAAGAGGAAATAAATGACgagattgagaagaaggagaaggttgagaagagagaaaggaaggataagaaagagaagaaggataagaaggacaagaaggacaagaaagaaaaactcaaaTTGCCAGCATTGGCCTCTGGCTATTTCTCTGGAGGATCagatgacgaagaggatgtTGATAATGATAAGATTGTGAAGGAGGTCACAACCACCAGAAAAAACAGGAGAGGACAGCGTGCGAGACAGAAGATCTGGGAGCAGAAGTATGGTTCCAAGGCGAAACACGTccagaaggagaagcaaagaattCTTAGTGAGAGGCAACAAAAACAACTAGAGTTTGAGGAGAGGCAACGAAAGAGGGAAATGAAGGCGAAGCTTGCTCGGGAAGCAGCACAAGAGAACAGCAAACCACCTGAGGACCAGACTAAAAAGCCATCTGCTGCAGCTCAAAAAATGCACCCTTCTTgggaagcaaagaaattggcagaagaaaagatgaagagtgTGAAATTTACaggaaagaagatcacATTCGATTAATCCTATGTTCAAAGATCAGATGGATCAACGGAGAATTCGTCAGCTATCTGCTC
It encodes the following:
- the SLN1 gene encoding Sln1p, with amino-acid sequence MNMRKDGKRRRLKIGIRPQLIILVCFSSLFSLLILAVVTGVYYSTNLTNLRAERLEVIAQIKASQIEQTVQYLLYQTYWLSTKDSIAKPLSNYRAGNSSKAVFGDAQYALDSFLSSSEMFASAALYDLNSNIVAESRNNNTKVSSTLESALYALTENTTIPSAIQQSSSSVDTRYSPELDVYITGPLPNDTSTNATYFMGITLPVYSNSSIILQTAAVAGYLTVIADADIIKLSLEYFGSSGDNKYSVSLVKAYYENATVAGDGRYATGFELLFPVEGDDMIPNQYYVIDSSPVVKHALVAQEGVVRNADSLDKGKVAAGFATMDIDLQNYWTVMIEQKRSTFQSPVVKLRNIMIGVVIGIGVFMCLITFPLAVWFVAPITRLKNATEAITRSRKEKDKGGSFYGSGERHDDPNGDGGGDKEVLSSSSNDGNGDEQDKNIVTTNSKRNSVKSFGTGSTAFSTGIRLPDRIPPSKKLFKDELTELSDAFNIMTAELEKQYTHLEDRVKSRTKELEASKIEAEAANESKTIFIANISHELRTPLNGILGMTSIAMDDDDPSSIHDSLKLIHRSGELLLHILTELLTYSKNTLNRSKLEKSNFQVLEILYQIKSIFGKLALDQRVNLNISLRPNFLRKLILYGDSNRIIQVVMNLVSNSLKFTPVDGSVDVSFKLLGEYDHDRSRAADYEKVYVKRDHYLFTPNTMPSVRKTHSAAGDRRASESAKSNTSRRGGDYINKNGTTSADIDTSGQSQEAINDDNQSIVTLSTTEYENAIFHSQFNNNKSLPDLPRSRQSLSPATSMNSSDSHRDVEGNNVLVEKNSSSPQKGLENVHLAEKLASTEMPNTGSSQSTNSHLAAPMAEKGQEASLKKTNSCGTSNLMSTNAFISNSELVKNDKVYKMRKLYIPRSWVLQIEVKDTGSGIEPALQEKVFEPFIQGDQTLSRSYGGTGLGLSICRQLAKMMKGTLTLKSTLGQGSTFTFTVPLPQNGEILVPEDEMEEFCNDVFNPEAKINRKVAFGVAEEPHSRTHSKEESEVSEPDIRNGGAPSDASSNNKASPKKGFQLKLPQRHNSHLSSTGTAERNKSGISFLNDLTHLKILVAEDNSVNQEVIRRMLRLEGFHNVTMASNGLEAVDCIKSSYETGEHFNIIFMDVQMPKMDGLTATKLIRNNLKFRKPIIALTAFADESNVKECLNSGMSGFLSKPIKRTNLRQIITEFSTEVLSEIVTTPVTYTDDDERRLA
- the TMA19 gene encoding Tma19p yields the protein MKIYTDVISNDELLSDAYDIKEVDGVVYEADCAMVQVKNGGDIDIGANPSAEDAADDVEDGVETVNNIVHSFRLQQTQFDKKSFLTYIKGYMKQIKAYLSEHNPDEVETFEKGAQAYVKKVIGSFKDWEFFTGESMDPDAMIVLLNYREDGTTPFVAVWKHGVKETKI
- the DAP2 gene encoding dipeptidyl aminopeptidase, producing MSLEKKKRDEDVSEKSLYKDINSRQMMRATATVLALVAIIIWGAGFLINAMDNFSSHHSAFLPTRSNGSVYKSPPLLTNEHSHESGNGKPSLTLEDIREGKFRAQYRHLQWISAPGSSLHDQGTYLLEDKTGDNVTYVVKSILDSDYHYVLHNGSSFAFGGKVYEIDSLTASPDLTKAILKTNTKKNWRHSSFALYWVLDVTSQSIEPLFNTEALVSVSKWAPTSDKIAFVYENNVYIKYLETDFIKQVTFDGDNNTFYGIPDWVYEEEVFASDIVLWWSPQGDKVGFLKFNDTHVPDFTIPYYVQEGFEEYPELVSIKYPKPGYPNPEVDLVLYNVDETDDSAQIMKLHTSFDDKLITEVLWVSDEYLLVKTTNRASDIMEIFMVSSKEGSEGKLVRKHHAKSSWFEVTSNAIYIPSDKSAGRPHDGYIDLVVHDGYNHLAYFSPPDNAEGKLLTSGQWEVLSNVFDFSTNKIYFQSTYKSSVERHYYSLDLTEAIKSPSIIEFKNLTDVSSDGWYEASFSSGAKFALVSNLGPHVPYQHLIDLHSHEVVEEVERNDEVEKNLNNYRLPSTDFFVVDLGKDVDTGDSILANAMETKPHDFDPSKKYPALFFVYGGPGSQTVKKTFDIGFSQAISSELDAIVVTVDGRGTGYNNNNQVLGSDFKFIVRDRLGHFEPIDQIAAASIWAKKSYVDKERIAIWGWSYGGFLTLKTLETDYSNRVFSYGVSVAPVTKWKLYDTIYTERYLRSPQENPDGYQSASIFNITNFKDVKRFLIMHGSGDDNVHFQNSLNLLDDFNLAGVENFDFMVFPDSDHSIKYHNGNVVVFDRIKSWLKRAFAGEFS
- the BUD22 gene encoding Bud22p, with the protein product MGAKFPCDAHHIFLPYPTSLPVDMKSGKNELWKLDLIECKFFKATPRLQSTKKLLNAKNNNKLMKKLPRTREEAFAQINEIKRELLKKKFHGSFVKLHREASKKMKADSRSWKKESHGSLIALYESPEKVNHMIEAKLVKCLISAVLTTKDLRASPPEWVYEELKDMVVKKSNPSNPSRFFIDHCKNDKVVNSYISKMWNMKDIKRLTQEIEWSFKKVRGELTVDEKKARAAVTGKKVGAQSDIESDSEESEDDGDSDSDSESGHSSFGSEDVNMEDNNEGEEIDAEEAFEKFAGFDGMVADSDDEDTFHPDPNVDYNEITDEEGTEGEDSENEDPFLDDPSDEEEINDEIEKKEKVEKRERKDKKEKKDKKDKKDKKEKLKLPALASGYFSGGSDDEEDVDNDKIVKEVTTTRKNRRGQRARQKIWEQKYGSKAKHVQKEKQRILSERQQKQLEFEERQRKREMKAKLAREAAQENSKPPEDQTKKPSAAAQKMHPSWEAKKLAEEKMKSVKFTGKKITFD
- a CDS encoding tRNA:m4X modification enzyme, with translation MSRTETVTECSSTKRQKKTKKDKKPSPNRCEFFLPHKNRQCSMQRKKGNRYCSEHMVHENSKKQVEAKGERVPCPLDPKHSVWLKDLAFHLKKCNAKPKETHESWYVKNFNTKYGEDEVDHVEVAGPEKEDFGRMISILKEFNDKVEPLEYRANSHPALIPWLEAKENQKHILQQSSLIGNLKENSLLSCDNFYIEFGCGKAELSRAVNTCVLHDCKTIGPTYGFGLIDRGNNRMKMDSKIIKDCGEIGLPTMPKLKRSKMDIEHLHLDKFLETETPDQIVCISKHLCGMATDLTIKSILHSSIINNSKLHGLLVAMCCRHACSYEQLLPKSRDFLKRHGIENKQDFMILRQMATWAVCGTRDKVTPAEEIEERHEDKELLGLAARRMIDESRVYAIREAMPAYNVELFNYTDRAITLENSSICITRK